A region of Campylobacter armoricus DNA encodes the following proteins:
- a CDS encoding DnaJ domain-containing protein, translated as MFFIFLILAILAFYWYYKTWGKDDFLGSFKKGAKSFSQGFKQGYHEEKIDGFKRRLNYYVIALLAKIAKSDGRVSENEANMISQILDYNAKDNKERDFLKQCFNEHKNTLNNTYDIAKELIKEVPLPHQERINILNVLVAMALIDGNINSTKKNVLKTIIKAFELDNSILEKLLNSMQMHTKNMNLQKACEILGLSENTSLEELKKRYRELAKKYHPDILNANNSDETKVKEGVRKFQEINESYEFLKQYLERKNDESTN; from the coding sequence ATGTTTTTTATTTTTTTAATATTAGCTATTTTGGCATTTTATTGGTATTATAAAACTTGGGGGAAAGATGATTTTTTAGGTTCTTTTAAAAAAGGAGCTAAAAGTTTTTCCCAAGGCTTTAAACAAGGATATCATGAAGAAAAAATTGATGGTTTTAAAAGAAGATTAAATTATTATGTTATAGCGCTTTTAGCAAAAATAGCAAAAAGCGATGGTAGGGTTAGCGAAAACGAAGCAAACATGATCTCACAAATTCTTGATTATAATGCTAAAGATAACAAAGAAAGAGATTTTTTAAAACAATGCTTTAATGAGCATAAAAACACATTGAATAATACCTATGATATAGCAAAAGAACTTATCAAAGAAGTCCCCCTACCTCATCAAGAAAGAATTAATATTTTAAATGTATTAGTTGCTATGGCTCTAATTGATGGTAATATTAATAGCACAAAAAAAAATGTATTAAAAACTATTATCAAGGCATTCGAGCTTGATAATAGCATTCTTGAAAAACTTTTAAATTCTATGCAAATGCATACTAAAAATATGAATTTGCAAAAAGCTTGTGAAATTTTAGGATTAAGTGAAAATACAAGTTTAGAAGAACTAAAAAAACGCTATAGAGAACTTGCAAAAAAATACCATCCTGATATTTTAAATGCCAATAATAGCGATGAAACTAAAGTAAAAGAAGGTGTTAGAAAATTTCAAGAGATTAATGAATCTTATGAATTTTTAAAACAATATTTAGAAAGGAAAAACGATGAAAGCACTAATTAG
- the purH gene encoding bifunctional phosphoribosylaminoimidazolecarboxamide formyltransferase/IMP cyclohydrolase has product MKALISVSDKEGVVEFASELAKLGFELLSTGGTYKLLKENNLQVQEVSEFTQSPEMFEGRVKTLHPKIHGGILYKREDENHQKQAEEYNIESIDLLCVNLYPFKKTTILTQDFDEIVENIDIGGPAMIRSGAKNFKNVIVVCDILDYDKIIQALKDNTLDINFRRSLMIKAYEHTANYDAYIANYMNERFNNGFGENKFIVGQKVFNTKYGENPHQKGALYEFDSFFTHNFITLKGEASFNNLTDINAALNLASAFDKAPAVAIIKHANACGFAIKENLLQSYIHALKCDALSAYGGVVAINGTLDKELAQKINEIYIEVIIAANVDDEALEVFKDKKRIKIFTQKSPFLIRAYDKYDFKHIDGGFVYQNSDEVKKDELKNAILKSQREANEQELKDLEIAMKIATYTKSNNVVYVKNGAMVAIGMGMTSRIDAAKAAINKAREMGLDLNGCVLASEAFFPFRDSIDEASKIGVKAIVEPGGSIRDEDIIQAANEYGIALYFSGIRHFLH; this is encoded by the coding sequence ATGAAAGCACTAATTAGTGTAAGTGATAAAGAAGGTGTTGTAGAATTTGCTAGCGAACTTGCAAAATTAGGTTTTGAGCTTCTATCCACAGGTGGCACTTATAAACTTTTAAAGGAAAATAATCTACAAGTACAAGAGGTAAGTGAATTCACCCAAAGTCCTGAAATGTTTGAAGGGCGTGTTAAAACTTTACATCCCAAAATCCACGGTGGAATTTTATATAAAAGAGAAGATGAAAACCATCAAAAACAAGCTGAAGAGTACAATATCGAAAGTATAGACTTGCTTTGTGTAAATTTATATCCCTTCAAAAAAACTACAATTTTAACTCAAGATTTTGATGAAATTGTAGAAAATATAGACATAGGTGGTCCTGCTATGATACGCAGTGGTGCAAAGAATTTTAAAAATGTAATAGTAGTCTGTGATATTTTAGATTATGATAAAATTATTCAGGCTTTAAAAGATAATACCTTAGATATTAATTTTAGAAGATCTTTAATGATAAAAGCCTATGAGCATACAGCAAATTATGATGCTTATATAGCAAATTATATGAATGAGCGCTTTAATAATGGTTTTGGAGAAAATAAATTTATAGTAGGACAAAAAGTGTTTAACACAAAATACGGAGAAAATCCTCATCAAAAAGGTGCTTTATATGAATTTGATAGTTTCTTTACACATAATTTTATAACATTAAAAGGCGAAGCAAGTTTTAATAATCTAACAGATATCAATGCGGCATTAAATTTAGCAAGTGCTTTTGACAAAGCTCCTGCAGTAGCCATAATAAAACACGCAAATGCATGCGGTTTTGCTATAAAAGAAAATTTACTTCAAAGTTATATCCATGCATTAAAATGCGATGCTTTAAGCGCTTATGGTGGAGTTGTAGCAATCAATGGAACCTTAGATAAAGAATTAGCACAAAAAATCAATGAAATTTACATAGAAGTAATTATCGCCGCAAATGTAGATGATGAAGCTTTAGAAGTATTTAAAGATAAAAAGCGTATTAAAATATTTACTCAAAAATCACCATTTTTAATAAGAGCTTACGATAAATATGATTTTAAACATATAGATGGTGGTTTTGTATATCAAAATAGTGATGAAGTAAAAAAAGATGAGTTGAAAAATGCTATTTTAAAAAGCCAAAGAGAAGCTAACGAGCAAGAACTAAAAGATCTTGAAATTGCTATGAAAATTGCTACATATACCAAATCCAACAATGTGGTATATGTAAAAAATGGTGCAATGGTAGCCATAGGAATGGGTATGACAAGTCGTATTGATGCAGCCAAAGCAGCTATTAATAAAGCTAGAGAAATGGGACTTGATTTAAATGGCTGTGTTTTAGCAAGCGAAGCCTTCTTTCCATTTAGAGATAGTATAGATGAAGCAAGTAAAATAGGAGTAAAAGCCATAGTGGAGCCAGGTGGTAGTATTAGAGATGAAGATATTATCCAAGCTGCTAATGAATATGGAATAGCATTATACTTTAGTGGTATAAGACACTTTTTACATTAA